A window from Synechococcus sp. RSCCF101 encodes these proteins:
- a CDS encoding DUF1576 domain-containing protein codes for MAQDRLSIKPDAADAASRTLLRVVVACSIAFIVFGLMVDPIPEILQGLVAILLTRDSLITDYMGVGGIGAASVNAGLLGLVACGLFYRYRTAVSGGAMACLFLLIGFGLFGKNLLNIWPIIAGVWLSARIRRADFGSQLPVALFSCALAPIVTEILFSTSIGLAVSIPLSLITGLLLGFVVPSAATQLFRAHDGFNLYNLGFTAGIVGTLVVALYKSYGFVPDPVMIWTTGNNALLLAFSLPFLGGLVLTGCLLDSCALRSLRSLVQSPGRAPSDFVAIYGIGPTLVNMGLSGLVALAYLLLIHADLNGPTLGGLFTVVGFAAYGKHPLNITPIILGVALGSIAKPWSLTDPSTVLASLFGTSLAPIAGQFGWVWGVVAGFIHSSAVRTVGFNHAGLNLYNNGFAAGLVAATLVPVISLAGQQGKPRC; via the coding sequence GTGGCACAGGATCGCCTCAGCATCAAGCCAGACGCAGCGGATGCAGCGTCTCGCACACTGCTGCGTGTTGTGGTGGCGTGCTCCATCGCCTTCATTGTCTTCGGACTGATGGTGGATCCCATACCCGAGATCCTGCAGGGCCTGGTGGCCATCCTTCTCACACGGGACTCTCTGATCACCGATTACATGGGCGTCGGAGGAATCGGTGCCGCATCAGTGAACGCCGGCCTGCTGGGATTGGTGGCCTGCGGCCTGTTCTACCGGTATCGAACAGCCGTGTCAGGAGGAGCCATGGCCTGTCTGTTTCTGCTGATCGGATTCGGGCTGTTTGGCAAGAATCTACTCAACATCTGGCCGATCATCGCTGGGGTGTGGCTCTCGGCCAGAATCAGGCGTGCGGACTTTGGCAGCCAGCTCCCCGTGGCCCTGTTCAGCTGTGCGCTGGCTCCCATCGTCACCGAAATTCTGTTCAGCACCAGCATTGGGCTCGCTGTCAGCATTCCCCTCTCCCTGATCACAGGCCTTCTGCTGGGCTTTGTGGTGCCGAGCGCGGCAACCCAGTTGTTCCGTGCTCACGACGGCTTCAATCTCTACAACCTCGGCTTCACCGCCGGCATCGTCGGGACGCTGGTGGTGGCGCTCTACAAGTCCTACGGCTTTGTTCCGGATCCCGTGATGATCTGGACCACGGGAAACAATGCTCTTCTGCTGGCCTTTTCTCTGCCTTTCCTGGGCGGATTGGTGCTCACAGGCTGCCTGCTCGACTCTTGTGCTCTCCGCTCGCTTCGGTCGCTGGTTCAGTCACCCGGACGGGCCCCCAGTGACTTCGTGGCGATCTACGGAATCGGGCCCACGTTGGTGAACATGGGGTTGAGCGGTCTGGTGGCCCTGGCGTATCTCCTGCTGATTCATGCCGACCTCAATGGGCCGACCCTGGGCGGCCTGTTCACCGTCGTTGGCTTTGCTGCCTATGGCAAACATCCGCTGAACATCACGCCCATCATTCTGGGCGTTGCCCTGGGGTCCATCGCCAAGCCCTGGAGCCTCACCGATCCGTCCACGGTGCTGGCCAGCCTGTTCGGCACCTCACTGGCACCCATCGCGGGCCAGTTCGGATGGGTCTGGGGCGTGGTGGCCGGGTTCATTCATTCGTCGGCGGTTCGAACCGTGGGATTCAATCACGCCGGTCTCAATCTCTACAACAATGGCTTCGCGGCTGGACTTGTCGCCGCAACCTTGGTACCGGTGATAAGTCTGGCTGGTCAGCAAGGCAAGCCAAGGTGCTGA
- a CDS encoding AI-2E family transporter, protein MALNLWVFSSLYRAFEGIFTVFVLAGVFALILNLPVRLLQRRLRLRRSMAIGAVVAFFLVVVLLVTLLLAPFLLARLVALSAALPDWIDAASLRLDQFDSSVGALGLSLDTDLILDEKIATIKGQVSSLLLSIPSRVLGSVGSFLSLFFLIVLTVFFLIYGGELVRNCLVSWLPEERGVAVLQVLRRNFNSFIFNQLILAVVLAVALAASLFVVGAPFPVLAGTVVGLMGFIPFGAIVGVLGVSLLFMLKSLQLGLTAFAVLIVVDQLIENILPPRLLGKLTGLNPIVILFSVMVGATIANFIGIITAVPIAATIKELLLVPQPVRPQLEEAS, encoded by the coding sequence GTGGCTCTGAACCTGTGGGTGTTCAGCTCGCTGTACCGAGCCTTTGAGGGGATCTTCACCGTTTTTGTTCTCGCCGGTGTCTTCGCCCTGATCCTGAATCTCCCTGTCAGGCTGCTGCAGCGGCGGCTGCGGTTGCGTCGCAGCATGGCGATCGGTGCTGTGGTGGCCTTCTTCCTTGTGGTTGTTCTGTTGGTCACCTTGTTGCTTGCCCCATTCCTCCTGGCCAGGTTGGTGGCCCTGAGTGCCGCTCTTCCAGACTGGATCGATGCAGCCTCACTGCGGCTGGATCAGTTCGACAGCAGTGTGGGTGCCCTTGGCCTGTCCTTGGATACGGATCTGATTCTTGACGAGAAAATCGCCACCATCAAGGGTCAGGTCTCGTCTCTGCTTCTCAGTATCCCATCGCGTGTTCTTGGATCCGTCGGCAGCTTTCTCAGTCTGTTCTTCCTGATTGTTCTGACGGTCTTCTTCCTGATTTACGGTGGCGAGCTTGTTCGCAACTGCCTTGTCTCATGGTTGCCTGAGGAACGCGGTGTTGCGGTTCTGCAGGTGCTACGCCGCAACTTCAACAGCTTCATCTTCAATCAGTTGATTCTCGCGGTCGTCCTGGCTGTTGCCCTCGCCGCATCTCTGTTCGTGGTCGGTGCTCCCTTCCCCGTCCTGGCCGGTACGGTGGTTGGGCTGATGGGCTTCATCCCTTTCGGTGCGATCGTTGGTGTTCTTGGCGTGAGCCTGCTGTTCATGCTCAAGAGCCTTCAGCTGGGCCTCACGGCCTTTGCGGTGCTGATCGTTGTGGACCAGCTGATTGAGAACATCCTGCCTCCACGTCTGCTGGGCAAGCTGACTGGCCTGAACCCGATTGTCATTCTGTTCTCGGTCATGGTCGGTGCCACCATCGCCAACTTCATCGGCATCATCACGGCGGTTCCCATCGCAGCAACGATCAAGGAGCTCCTTCTGGTTCCTCAACCGGTCAGGCCGCAGCTCGAGGAGGCGTCCTAG
- a CDS encoding DUF481 domain-containing protein yields the protein MSLQIIQGMEASEERTRLILALVDACIERSCSLSLDGPLEQVRQGLKNGDDLAANVRLRIALARAEHRLGNDGQAQEDLQAAASEVEKSASGARAISREEQAQLLLELSLANQAIGESEVGSEQLATSQALLHQDTTEAFPFAEQPLDLAVGAGLSGSSFIDTSATLTVSLDGYKQWPRQDLYLTGIYGGGYDSDRDVKRIQPFAESILIYRYHLNPGWHLMAGNLTALNSSTFAAQDDDDDLTLVTQTVAGIGRNLWRGDDPSSFIDLQLGVGPRYDYDSINFEELQNDVKPSLALLLVGRDVPVGAARLSPLLGVASDISDITDTYLLLDTSLRIPITQRLAWDTRAVLRYRSKTVVESNPNVNAIFSTGLRFSFSP from the coding sequence GTGAGCCTTCAGATCATCCAGGGCATGGAGGCCTCGGAGGAAAGGACCCGGCTGATCCTGGCGTTGGTTGATGCCTGCATCGAACGATCGTGTTCCCTGAGCCTGGATGGCCCCCTGGAGCAGGTGAGGCAGGGCCTGAAGAATGGGGATGATCTGGCAGCCAACGTGCGGCTACGGATCGCGCTGGCACGGGCCGAGCACCGGCTTGGCAACGATGGGCAGGCGCAAGAGGATCTGCAGGCTGCAGCATCAGAGGTCGAGAAGAGCGCCAGCGGCGCCAGAGCCATCAGCCGGGAGGAGCAGGCCCAGCTGCTGCTGGAACTGAGCCTGGCCAATCAGGCCATCGGTGAGAGCGAGGTCGGCTCAGAGCAGCTCGCCACAAGCCAGGCGTTGCTGCATCAGGACACCACGGAGGCCTTTCCCTTCGCGGAGCAACCGCTGGACCTGGCGGTTGGAGCGGGATTGAGCGGCAGCTCGTTCATCGACACATCAGCCACCCTGACCGTGAGCCTAGATGGCTACAAGCAGTGGCCAAGGCAGGACCTCTACCTGACGGGGATCTACGGAGGGGGGTATGACAGTGATCGGGACGTGAAGCGAATACAGCCATTCGCCGAATCGATCCTCATCTATCGGTACCATCTGAATCCAGGATGGCACCTGATGGCAGGAAATCTCACGGCGCTGAACTCCTCCACCTTTGCCGCGCAAGACGATGATGACGATCTGACCCTGGTCACGCAGACCGTGGCGGGAATCGGGCGCAATCTCTGGCGTGGCGATGATCCGTCCAGCTTTATCGATCTGCAGCTCGGGGTCGGTCCGCGCTACGACTATGACTCCATCAACTTTGAGGAGCTGCAGAACGACGTGAAGCCGTCACTGGCGCTGCTTCTGGTGGGGCGTGATGTGCCCGTGGGAGCCGCCAGGCTGTCACCACTTCTGGGCGTGGCCTCAGACATCAGCGACATCACGGACACCTATCTGTTGCTGGACACATCGCTCAGGATCCCGATCACGCAGCGCCTGGCCTGGGATACGCGCGCAGTGCTGCGCTACCGCAGCAAGACGGTGGTGGAGAGCAACCCCAATGTGAACGCCATCTTCTCAACGGGCCTTCGCTTCAGCTTCAGCCCCTGA
- a CDS encoding potassium channel family protein: MPPAAQSTTLPTAHRLYGWLMLASLLTLIAFALPPPLDRIDKVGFTVVVLLQIQLLGGMSPRQSRNRSFRLLGWLSAVSLWLWLLTPVDLRGSGIPVLVIWILFQAYAYWRLITRLGQEPKVTASVLLGAISGYVLLGLTASLLMCVIESINPGSFSGLPASPLADPRPEATSLTVTQVNFVHLAYFAFVTMTTLGYGDVLPVTPVAQIAVILFSILGPVYLAVMLGLLIGRYLQQESDAVS; this comes from the coding sequence ATGCCTCCTGCTGCGCAGTCGACGACCCTCCCCACGGCACACCGCCTCTACGGCTGGCTGATGCTGGCCTCTCTGCTCACACTGATCGCGTTTGCGCTGCCCCCGCCGCTCGATCGCATCGATAAGGTCGGCTTCACCGTTGTGGTTCTGCTCCAGATCCAGCTCCTCGGAGGGATGAGCCCGAGGCAGAGCCGCAACCGCAGCTTCCGGCTCCTGGGCTGGTTGTCGGCGGTGAGTCTGTGGCTCTGGCTGCTGACACCCGTGGATCTCAGAGGCTCCGGGATTCCCGTTCTGGTGATCTGGATTCTGTTTCAGGCGTATGCGTACTGGCGTCTGATCACCCGCCTCGGGCAGGAGCCAAAGGTCACCGCCTCGGTTCTCCTCGGTGCGATCTCGGGCTATGTGCTGCTCGGGCTCACGGCGAGCCTGCTGATGTGCGTGATCGAATCGATCAACCCCGGTAGTTTCAGCGGTTTGCCGGCATCGCCGCTTGCGGATCCCCGCCCTGAGGCCACCAGCCTCACAGTCACCCAGGTCAATTTCGTTCACCTGGCCTACTTCGCCTTCGTGACCATGACCACCCTTGGCTACGGAGACGTTCTGCCTGTCACACCCGTGGCGCAGATCGCCGTGATCCTGTTCAGCATCCTTGGCCCTGTGTACCTGGCCGTCATGCTGGGTCTGTTGATCGGTCGCTACCTCCAGCAGGAGAGCGATGCCGTGTCCTGA
- a CDS encoding glycosyl hydrolase family 57, producing the protein MTASPLPPISGREADLLRLVQAPGPSSPPPPNRRLGDIQSCFACALHMHQPTIPAGAEGELISHLQFMVDHPDEGDNHNAAAFADCYRRMAEIIPELIAAGHHPRIMLDYSGTLLWGLEQMGRSDILDALRSLTCDPQCQDHVEWLGTFWGHAVAPSTPIPDLRLQIQAWQHQFAALFGDQALQRVRGFSLPEMHLPNHPDTLHALVGALKDCGYRWLMVQEHSVETLDGSPLPQSQKYSPNRLLARSSSGAEASILALIKTQGSDTKLVGQMQPCYEALGLSRQLLGDITIPAIVCQIADGENGGVMMNEFPGSFQQAYQRLASEPGDGPATVAINGSEYLALLEAGGIDPAAYPVIQAVQQHTLWSRAGDPPNPESVAAAIRELKAAGGSFSMDGASWTNSISWVSGYENVLEPMQALSARFHELFDPWLVEDPSLTSTPHYQDALLHLLLLQTSCFRYWGQGTWTDHAREIHRRGLAALERAQQVRELVPAS; encoded by the coding sequence ATGACCGCCTCACCCTTGCCCCCGATCTCCGGTCGTGAAGCCGACCTGCTGAGGCTGGTTCAGGCGCCCGGGCCATCCAGCCCGCCTCCGCCGAATCGGCGTCTGGGCGACATCCAATCGTGCTTCGCCTGCGCCCTGCACATGCATCAGCCCACCATTCCTGCCGGAGCGGAGGGTGAGCTGATCTCCCATCTGCAGTTCATGGTCGACCACCCGGATGAGGGTGACAATCACAACGCCGCCGCCTTCGCCGATTGCTATCGCCGCATGGCGGAGATCATCCCCGAGCTCATCGCCGCGGGACACCATCCGCGCATCATGCTCGATTACTCCGGCACCCTGCTCTGGGGGCTGGAGCAGATGGGGCGATCCGACATTCTCGATGCCCTCCGCAGCCTCACCTGCGACCCACAGTGTCAGGACCATGTGGAGTGGCTGGGCACGTTCTGGGGCCATGCGGTGGCACCCTCCACCCCCATCCCGGATCTCAGGCTTCAGATTCAGGCCTGGCAGCATCAGTTCGCCGCCCTGTTCGGTGATCAGGCGCTGCAGCGGGTGAGGGGCTTCTCGCTGCCGGAGATGCATCTGCCCAATCATCCCGACACGCTCCATGCTCTGGTTGGCGCCCTGAAGGACTGCGGCTATCGCTGGCTGATGGTTCAGGAGCACAGCGTGGAGACTCTTGATGGCTCCCCTCTGCCGCAGAGCCAGAAGTACTCCCCCAATCGGCTGCTGGCGCGCAGCTCCAGCGGTGCGGAGGCCTCCATCCTGGCCCTGATCAAGACCCAGGGCTCGGACACGAAACTCGTGGGCCAGATGCAGCCCTGTTATGAAGCGCTGGGACTGTCCCGGCAGCTGCTCGGCGACATCACGATCCCTGCCATCGTCTGCCAGATCGCCGATGGTGAGAACGGCGGCGTGATGATGAACGAATTCCCCGGTTCGTTCCAGCAGGCGTATCAGCGTCTGGCTTCCGAGCCGGGGGATGGCCCGGCAACCGTGGCGATCAACGGCAGCGAGTATCTGGCGCTCCTGGAGGCCGGGGGCATCGACCCTGCGGCCTACCCAGTGATCCAGGCCGTGCAGCAGCACACGCTCTGGTCGCGTGCCGGCGATCCGCCCAATCCGGAGTCGGTGGCTGCAGCGATCCGTGAGCTCAAGGCTGCGGGTGGCTCCTTCTCAATGGATGGCGCCTCCTGGACGAACAGCATCAGCTGGGTGAGCGGCTACGAGAACGTTCTCGAGCCGATGCAGGCGCTCAGCGCCCGCTTTCACGAGCTGTTTGACCCCTGGCTGGTCGAGGACCCTTCCCTCACCAGCACACCCCACTATCAGGACGCTCTGCTGCATCTGCTGCTGCTGCAGACCAGCTGCTTCCGCTACTGGGGCCAGGGCACCTGGACCGACCACGCCCGCGAGATCCATCGCCGCGGCCTGGCTGCGCTTGAGCGGGCGCAGCAGGTCCGGGAGCTGGTGCCAGCCTCCTGA
- a CDS encoding methyltransferase domain-containing protein has protein sequence MGNDTYVLGTHAEERERLRQQSELWLPSAQAAWHRAGLKEGCRVLDLGAGAGDCSLELARAVGPSGHVLALEKSAAYVQEAQAVAARHAPWLEVRQHDLAIDAPVPAGFDLAWSRWVAMFLPRLEPLLDLLGRSLRPGGRFVAHEYVHWASFALHPHGEAIAAFGAASMASFRASGGDPNVNRRLPDRLAERGFRIDELRPLPVLGRGGDPWARWLERFVRIYGRELIRQGHWSAEQASQAEEEMQAARSMPGSYWVGPTVLELHATAPP, from the coding sequence ATGGGCAACGACACCTACGTCCTGGGCACCCATGCGGAAGAGCGGGAGCGGCTCAGGCAACAGAGCGAGCTGTGGCTGCCATCCGCCCAGGCCGCCTGGCACCGGGCAGGGCTGAAAGAGGGCTGCCGGGTTCTCGATCTGGGAGCCGGCGCCGGCGACTGCAGCCTCGAGCTGGCCCGTGCGGTGGGGCCCTCCGGCCATGTGCTGGCCCTGGAGAAGAGTGCCGCCTACGTGCAGGAAGCCCAGGCCGTCGCGGCGCGACACGCGCCCTGGCTGGAGGTCCGTCAGCACGACCTGGCGATCGATGCGCCCGTGCCGGCGGGATTTGACCTGGCCTGGAGCCGCTGGGTGGCGATGTTTCTGCCGCGTCTGGAGCCGTTGCTCGATCTGCTCGGCAGGAGTCTTCGCCCGGGGGGCCGGTTCGTGGCCCATGAATACGTGCACTGGGCCAGCTTCGCTCTGCATCCCCACGGCGAGGCGATCGCCGCCTTCGGTGCGGCATCCATGGCCAGTTTCCGGGCCTCGGGGGGCGACCCGAATGTGAACCGGCGCCTGCCCGATCGCCTGGCGGAACGCGGCTTCCGGATCGACGAGCTCCGGCCGCTGCCCGTGCTCGGCCGCGGCGGAGATCCCTGGGCGCGGTGGCTGGAACGGTTCGTGCGGATCTACGGGAGGGAGCTCATCCGCCAGGGACACTGGAGCGCGGAGCAGGCCAGCCAGGCTGAGGAGGAGATGCAGGCTGCACGATCCATGCCGGGCAGCTACTGGGTGGGACCCACCGTGCTGGAACTCCACGCCACCGCACCGCCATAG
- a CDS encoding SDR family NAD(P)-dependent oxidoreductase, whose amino-acid sequence MPRELVGTVALVTGASRGIGRGIAVGLAEAGATVFVTARSLESGASSDAVGGALAETCQEVEAAGGRCIPVAVDHADDAQVEALFARIERESNGRLDVLVNNVYGGVRALRQSIGKSFWESDPGAWDACNNAGLRSHYIASVQAARLMVPRRSGLICTISSWGGLLPLFGVAYGVGKAACDRLAAEMAAELKPSGVTSLSLWPGVVGTEHIRELAEESRDANSSDPLLRSLASQTNWETPLLTGRVIAALAADPNVLRRTGRVGIVAELAARYGVVDAEGRRPVSLRSLRAVLPFALPSLATRTGWIPDLRAPWWLLLLAARMSPRF is encoded by the coding sequence ATGCCCAGGGAGTTGGTCGGCACGGTGGCACTGGTGACGGGAGCCAGCCGGGGCATCGGCCGAGGCATCGCGGTGGGCCTGGCAGAGGCCGGTGCCACGGTATTCGTGACGGCACGCAGCCTGGAGAGCGGCGCCAGCAGTGATGCCGTGGGCGGCGCGCTCGCGGAGACCTGCCAGGAGGTGGAGGCCGCCGGTGGGCGCTGCATTCCCGTGGCGGTGGACCATGCCGATGACGCCCAGGTGGAGGCGCTGTTCGCCCGGATCGAGCGGGAGAGCAACGGCCGGCTGGACGTGCTGGTCAACAACGTCTACGGCGGTGTGCGCGCGCTGCGGCAGTCGATCGGCAAGAGCTTCTGGGAGAGCGATCCGGGCGCGTGGGATGCCTGCAACAACGCCGGTCTGCGCAGCCACTACATCGCCTCGGTTCAGGCGGCGCGGCTGATGGTGCCCCGGCGCAGCGGCCTGATCTGCACCATCTCCTCATGGGGCGGTCTGCTGCCCCTGTTCGGTGTCGCCTATGGCGTGGGCAAGGCGGCCTGCGACCGCCTCGCGGCCGAGATGGCTGCCGAGCTCAAACCCAGCGGGGTGACCTCCCTCTCCCTCTGGCCTGGTGTGGTGGGCACCGAGCACATCCGCGAGCTGGCGGAGGAGAGCCGTGACGCCAACTCGAGCGACCCGCTGCTGCGCTCCCTGGCCAGTCAGACCAACTGGGAAACGCCGCTGCTCACCGGTCGGGTGATCGCCGCCCTGGCGGCCGACCCCAACGTGCTCCGGCGAACCGGGAGGGTGGGCATCGTGGCCGAGCTGGCCGCCCGATATGGGGTGGTGGACGCGGAAGGCCGGCGCCCGGTCTCGCTGCGCTCACTGCGGGCGGTGCTGCCGTTCGCACTGCCCTCCCTGGCGACACGCACAGGCTGGATCCCCGACCTGCGGGCGCCCTGGTGGCTGCTGCTGCTGGCCGCGAGGATGTCGCCCCGCTTCTGA
- a CDS encoding YciI family protein, with translation MTLYAVIVATRADYYDYKRAHPEHDQNQLTWFKQQEEAGTLLACGPFAPHDGTGLWILEASSLAEAQRIVGSSPRSQDGMLAESARIVEWEAHIGKHRFLH, from the coding sequence GTGACTCTCTATGCCGTGATCGTGGCAACAAGAGCCGACTATTACGACTACAAACGAGCCCATCCTGAGCACGACCAGAACCAGCTCACCTGGTTCAAGCAACAGGAGGAGGCGGGCACACTGCTGGCCTGCGGCCCGTTCGCCCCTCACGATGGAACGGGTCTCTGGATCCTTGAGGCCAGCAGCCTGGCGGAAGCGCAACGCATTGTTGGCTCCAGCCCCCGCTCACAGGATGGGATGCTGGCCGAATCAGCGCGGATTGTGGAGTGGGAAGCCCACATCGGCAAGCATCGATTCCTTCACTGA
- a CDS encoding NAD(P)-dependent alcohol dehydrogenase gives MLITTAARVTRDSLTTQETTSVRSLYFDRYGNSEVLSLRDVAKPELQPGRVLVQVHAASVNPLDWRLMKAEPFLVRLSLGLLKPKHTGLGADFSGVVEAVADDVPGFAAGDAVCGLMAPDLVGSFAEFALVSTECLVHKPASLTHQQACALGVAGLTAYQGIHDYRAIQHGDRVMINGASGGIGTFAIPMAKALGAHVTAVCSGRNHDLVRALGADRVIDYQREDITELSETFDLVFDLIGQHRPSRMKRLLSENGKLVLASAADGWGFLRAMLVSQKDDAVELIVELEKSASRLQQLIDCVVTHQIEPVLDRTYALDDVIEAIDYVATKRARGKVVISIRG, from the coding sequence GTGCTGATCACGACGGCCGCACGCGTCACCAGGGATAGCCTCACCACACAGGAAACGACCTCAGTGAGATCGCTGTATTTCGACCGCTACGGCAATTCGGAGGTCCTGTCCCTCAGAGATGTCGCCAAGCCGGAACTGCAGCCGGGGCGGGTGCTGGTTCAGGTTCACGCGGCGTCGGTCAATCCTCTGGACTGGCGCCTGATGAAGGCCGAGCCCTTCCTGGTGCGATTGTCGCTGGGGTTGCTCAAGCCGAAACACACCGGCCTGGGTGCCGATTTCTCGGGCGTGGTGGAAGCTGTGGCCGATGATGTGCCCGGCTTTGCAGCTGGCGATGCGGTCTGCGGGCTGATGGCGCCCGACCTGGTCGGCTCGTTCGCGGAGTTTGCACTGGTGAGCACGGAGTGCCTGGTGCACAAGCCGGCCTCACTCACGCACCAGCAGGCCTGCGCGCTCGGCGTCGCCGGCCTCACCGCCTACCAGGGCATCCACGACTACAGGGCAATCCAGCATGGTGATCGCGTCATGATCAACGGCGCCTCCGGCGGCATCGGAACCTTCGCGATTCCCATGGCCAAAGCGCTGGGTGCCCATGTCACGGCCGTCTGCAGCGGCCGCAATCACGACCTCGTGCGGGCTCTCGGAGCCGACCGGGTGATCGACTATCAGCGCGAGGACATCACTGAGCTGAGCGAGACCTTTGACCTGGTGTTCGATCTGATCGGCCAGCATCGCCCGAGCCGGATGAAGCGGCTCCTGTCGGAGAACGGGAAACTCGTTCTAGCGAGTGCCGCGGATGGCTGGGGCTTTCTCCGGGCGATGCTGGTCAGCCAGAAGGATGATGCTGTCGAGCTGATCGTTGAGCTGGAGAAGAGCGCATCACGCCTGCAACAGCTGATCGATTGCGTCGTGACGCACCAGATCGAGCCAGTGCTGGATCGAACCTATGCGTTGGACGACGTGATCGAAGCCATTGACTACGTCGCCACCAAGCGCGCCCGTGGCAAGGTTGTGATCAGCATCCGGGGATAA
- a CDS encoding TVP38/TMEM64 family protein, which produces MVRAPVAPSHQAPARLSARRLKTGVQVLVAVLLLGLAATLLQAYGVGPLRAQVEQMGLWAPLLLVALRITSVVIPALPGTAYSILAGALFGFRQGLVLICLADLISCSLSFHLSRRYGRGLVTRLVGARFMGRVDGLSRQHLEGNVVLMTAFLMSGFFDFVCYGVGLTRTAWRRFLPALIVSILLSNPPIVALGAGVLDGGKRLLGFALLGTFALALLTGWIRGRRSPPSAAAAAPGLPGPGR; this is translated from the coding sequence GTGGTGCGCGCCCCTGTTGCTCCCTCTCATCAGGCCCCGGCGCGGCTGTCGGCAAGGCGCCTGAAGACCGGCGTCCAGGTGCTGGTGGCCGTGCTGCTGCTCGGGCTGGCCGCCACTCTGCTGCAGGCCTACGGAGTGGGCCCACTGCGGGCGCAGGTGGAGCAGATGGGCCTCTGGGCGCCGCTGCTGCTGGTGGCCCTGCGCATCACCAGCGTGGTGATCCCGGCGCTGCCCGGCACGGCCTATTCGATTCTGGCCGGGGCACTGTTCGGGTTCCGCCAGGGCCTGGTGCTGATCTGCCTGGCGGATCTGATCTCCTGCTCCCTCAGCTTTCACCTCTCACGCCGCTACGGGCGCGGGCTGGTGACCCGCCTGGTGGGGGCCCGCTTCATGGGCCGGGTGGACGGCCTCAGCCGCCAGCACCTGGAAGGAAACGTGGTGTTGATGACCGCGTTCCTGATGAGCGGATTCTTTGATTTCGTCTGCTATGGCGTGGGCCTGACCCGCACGGCCTGGCGCCGCTTCCTGCCGGCTCTGATCGTGAGCATCCTGCTCTCCAATCCACCGATCGTGGCCCTCGGCGCCGGGGTGCTCGATGGCGGCAAGCGCCTGCTGGGCTTCGCCCTGCTGGGCACCTTCGCCCTCGCCCTGCTGACCGGGTGGATCAGAGGCCGCCGGTCACCGCCCAGCGCAGCAGCAGCAGCACCTGGCCTCCCGGGCCCCGGCCGCTGA
- a CDS encoding chlorophyll a/b-binding protein gives MSEPSQESFVYEPVEPFGRSMTTPRPWNVQALAGVELLNGRVAMLGFAAALIGELISGRGPGGQVLLLLRWAVTGGL, from the coding sequence ATGAGCGAGCCCAGCCAGGAGTCCTTCGTGTATGAGCCGGTGGAGCCGTTCGGCCGCAGCATGACGACGCCGCGACCCTGGAATGTGCAGGCCCTGGCCGGGGTGGAACTCCTGAACGGCCGGGTGGCGATGCTCGGCTTCGCGGCGGCCCTGATCGGCGAGCTGATCAGCGGCCGGGGCCCGGGAGGCCAGGTGCTGCTGCTGCTGCGCTGGGCGGTGACCGGCGGCCTCTGA